CGGCCGCGGACCAGAGCGGTGACACGAAACCACCGGCCCAAACCTCGTCTTGAAAAACAGCGACCGGGCTGTCTCGCGAACCGTGATGGGAAGTACGCCCGGAATCGGTCAGCCTCCTATTGCGGGCCATCAGTAGCCGCAATTCGATGAATGTTCGGAGTTTCGCTTGTCTTCGGGGCCGACTGCGATTGTGATAACACCAATGGCTCAATCGACACCGAGGTTGGTGGACATCGCCGAGCGATGCGGGACGTCGGTGACATCGGTGTCGAGGATACTGCGCAATCAACGGCTCGAGGAATACAGCCAGGACACACAAGACCGCGTCCGCAAAGCCGCGGCCGAGCTCGGCTGGCGGCCCAACCTCATCGTCCGCGGCATGCGGACTGGTAAGACCCAGACCATCGGTGTCTTCATCGCCCCGTACGACACCTTCTGGACCGGCGTGCTCTTTGGCGTTCACGACACGCTGCTCGAATCGGAGAAGGTTCCGCTCGTGCTCTGGCCCCACGCGCTGGTCCATCCGACACTCGACCCACACGATGCCAACCAACGCCCGGAAACCGTCTCGGCCAACAGCGACGAACGTCTGATCTTTTCCACCGGCAGCCAATCACTGACCGGATCGCCCGTCGATCCGACCGGCTCGGCCCGACGAGAACTGGATCGCATCAACTACCTCGAAGACCGGCGGGTCGACGCGATCATCTCCTGGCCCCTGCAAGAGGACAACGCACGTCAACGGCTCGCGATGCTCAGCAACCGCGGTTGGCGTGTCGTGATGATCGACGACCGACTGCCCGACGCCGAGTCGGCCCTGTTCGTCGGGATGAACGAACCGGCAACGATGAAACTAATCGCCGAGCATCTTCGAAAGCTGCAACACCAAACCATCGGGTTCGTCGGCTACGACCGTGATACGACCTGGTCCCGGCAACGCCGGGAGGCTTTCCTGGAGGTGTTCGGCCCGGACGCCCCGATGGTGAACCTCGTTGTCGACAACGACGACGTGCAGGACGAAGCGATCCGGATGCTCCGCGAACGGCCGGACATTACCGGCATCGTCGCCGGCAGCGACCACATGGCTCGCCATGTCTGCCGGGCGGCACTTCGGGTCGGGCGGTCAGTGCCGGGAGATCTTTCGGTCGTCGGCTATGGCAACGACCTTTACGGCCGGGGCGACGTACCACTGACCACGATCGACCAACGCCCGTACGATTTGGGCAAAGCGGCGGCCGATTTGGGCATTAACCGAACCGGCGATGCGTCGTCCGATGTCCTTTTTGTCGGTCAACTGGTGGAACGGGCCTCGACATCAATGCGAGGCGTCGGCGGTAAATCTTGACACGGCCAGAATTTCGGGCATTTTTCGGCACGCCCGGGAGAATCTCCGGCTTTTCGGCTTTCCCCTACACAAATGATTGTGTAGACTTCTCCGAAGGAGTTTCCATGGCTCAAAGCACCCCAACCCACCAGCAATCCACCGGGTTCACACTCGTCGAACTGCTCGTGGTCATCGGCATCATTGCCCTGCTCATCTCCATTCTGCTGCCAAGCCTTCAACGAGCCCGTGCCTCAGCGGTCGTCGTGGCCTGCCAGAGCAACATCCGCCAACTCGCCACCGGCGTCTCGCTGTATGCCGTCGAGTACGAGAATGGCATCCCGCCCGGGATTCGCACTAGAACAACGCCGAGCTTTGCCGTCTTGAACCGATTTGAAAACCCAGTCGCGCCCAATGCTCGCTTCCGCAGCGCGGCCCGCTGGCACCGGGACTATATCATGCCGGTTCTGACCGACGAGACGCTCCAGATCAACGACAAGGGTTGGGCACGCTGGCTCGAGATCGCCAACGACTCGATCTACACCTGCCCACGCGGCCGAGACCGCCCAAACTCGTTCGTCGAGAGCGAGCCGGGCGTGTTCAATCCCTGGAAATCGGGCTATGCGATCAATGGCACGCTCGGCATCGACAGCGACGAATACGAGGCCGTGACGCAGAGCCCGACATCGACGCTCAACATCAACACACTGCGCGGCAGCTTCAAGCGTCTGACCGCCGTCAAGAACGCCTCGGAAACGATGCTTCTCATCGAGTCCGAGTCTGAAAACGAAGACGCTTGGCGTATGCAGCAGGGCAGTCTCGAACAGCCCTTCAAGTTCGCCGGACTTCCGCACCTTGAAAAGAACACCATCGCTTATGCCGACGGGCACGCCCAGACGATCGTGTTCGACGACATTCCCAATCCTGACCCGACCCCAGAAGAAGCCCGCGAGCAAATCCGCTGGGAAGGCTTCTGGCTCGGCGACTAATCTCAATACGCGAGGCCATGACTGATGGTCAGTCGTGGATTTACCCTTTGTTACGTTTAGCACTTGGAGGAAACATGCTCAAGAACATCCCACTCTCTGCCGCAGTTGCGGCAACGTTCGGCCTTGCCGCGATCTCCCACGCGGCGACTCTTGCCAGTGATTCGTTCATTGTTGGCCCGGCTGATCCCGGCAACGACGCGGCCGGGATCTATACGGTCGGCTCCACCATCGAAGGCACGAACCCTGACACGTTCGGCTTCGGACCGACAAACAACTGGGGCGCCGATGGAGGAACCTATGTTGCTGACGCGGCGGGCCTGACAATCAATGGTCTGGGTGGTGGTGGTGCGGTCATCGCCACCAACACGGCCGGTAATTTCGACCAAAGCGGACGTCTGATCACCGCTGACGCTTCAGCCGTTACCGACAGCCTATTCGTCGGCGTATTGATGAACCGCAGTGAAACCATGGTTGGCGGCTCCCCGACGGGTTTGAATGAGTTTCTCACCTCCGCCTTCCTTGGCCGCGTCGGTAGCGAAGGTGGTGGCCCGATGGAGTTCGGTATTATTGGCGACGATTTTGGTGTTAATGTCAATACCACAGGCGGTAACGTTGTTTCACGCACGACCGGTAGCCTCTACACCGCCGACACGACGGTTCTGCTCGTGCTGCGTGTGGATATCAATGATGCCGAGGGTGACGACGATAATTGGTCTTTGTTCGCATTCAACGAGGGTGACACGATCCTTGAGTCGGCCACTCCTGTACTAACCGGTACGGCCCAGCTTTGGGATGCTGATACGAACTTCGGGCCAGGTGCGATTCGTTTTGTCGAAAATGAGCCTGGCACTCTTGCTGGAACCACCTCGTTCACCTTCGACGAGTTCCGTGTCGGAACCACTTTTGAATCTGTGGTTCCCATCCCTGAACCCACGGCCGCTTTGAGCGTTCTCGGTGGCCTCGGCATGCTCGGCATGCGTCGTCGGCAACGCTGATCACCCGCTAAGTTTCAACCTCCACAGCCCGGCTCCCGCTTCACCGGGAGCCGGGCTTTTTCTACCCATACCCGCCAAGCCATGAACCGCATCTCCTCCATCACCCTTCTCTGTTCCACGCTCGTCGGCGCGACAGCCGTCGCAACGGTCGGACTCGAATCAGACCAGCTCATTCTGCGCGAGTCGTTCGACGCGGCCATGTACGACGCGGGACGCTTAGACCAACAGGCACCGGAAGTAACCGGCTTCGACACGGAGCGTGGCTGGTACGTGCAAAACTTTGACGCACGCATTGTTCCTGACGATGGCCTTGAATACGAAGGGCTCCCCAGCCAGCCAGGCTGCCTGCGCCTCACCACGCGAAACAGACAGTTTGCACAGACCGGTCGGCTGATGTCCGCCGAACTCCCCGCCGACGCGGATCAGCTGTTCATCTCTTACCTTGTCAGGCTCGACGACAGCCAGCGGGGCATCATTGCGATGAATGTCGGCCGCGAGGACGAGGTCAAGGGGCCGCTGGACTTCGGATTGTCCGACGGCCAGCCGTTGCTGCGGTATCAGACGACGGGTGACCCCGAATCCGCTTCGGCGAGTGAAACGGCCGTTGCTGTCGGCGAGACCGCCCTGCTCGTACTCCGCGTCGACATCGACCCGGCCGACGGTGATGACGACACCATCCGTTTTTTCGTCAACCCGGAATCAGACAGCGAGCCCGCCGACGATGATGCGGTGATCGAGGTGACCGGCCGGATCTGGCACGAAAGCAGCGAGTTTGGATCGTTGCAGCTGCGTCGCCAGAAGTCCGTCGACGGAGAACTTACCCGCACCGTTGTCGACGAACTGCGGATTGCTTCGACCTACGCTGGTTTGTTTGCCGAGTAACCCCCTACCAACCCACCCGATGATCAATCGACTTCTTCTTGCCGTGACAGCCTGCGCCGGATCGCTGTTCGGGTCCACCGCCCTTGCGGATGAACTCCCGGAACGACCAAACATCCTTTTCATCGCCATTGACGATCTTCGCCCGGACTTGGGAGCGTACGGCAATGAACTGATCCACAGTCCAAACATTGATGGGCTCGCCGAGTCGGGCGTTCGGTTTGACCGGGCATACTGCCAACAGTCGCTCTGCGCTCCTTCGCGCACCAGCCTTATGACGGGGCTGCGGCCGGGTGTTCCTGGCGTCAACGCCACCGACTCCCGAGACAAGAAAGTCATTGATCGCGTCGTCGCCGAGGCACTCACGCTCCCCGAGTACCTGCGATCCGGCGGTTACACGACGCTCTCGGTCGGGAAGATCTTTCACACCTATGACACGCAAGGGGAAGGTGCTTGGGACAAGCAACTTCGTCCCGGTGGCGGCAGTTATCAACTCGAGAGCAACCGGGAAGCCGAACGACGCCAGCGTGAGAAGATCAAGGAAGAAGGCTCGTCGGCACGTTGGCGATATGGCCGGGGCAACGCCGCCGAATCCGCTGACGCACCGGACGAAAACTACCAAACCCATCGCATCACCACCCGGGCGCTCACACTCCTCGACGAGCACATGAACGAGGATGCCGACGAACCGTTTTTCCTGGCCGTCGGCTACCACAAACCGCACCTGCCGTTCGTCGCGCCCAAGAAGTACTGGGATCTCTACGACCGTTCGGAGATCACACTGCCATCACGCGATGAGCCTGACGGAGCACCGGAGTATTCGCTGGTACCAAGTTGGTACGAAATGCGGCTCTACGGCGATGTTCCCCGCAACCGTTCGAGGAACGTCAACGATGCCAAGACCCTGGAGTACATCCACGGGTACTACGCCTGCATCAGTTTCGTGGATGCACAAGTCGGGCGGCTCATGGATGACCTTAAAGCACGCGACCTGCTCGACAACACCGTCGTCATCCTTTGGAGCGACCACGGGTTCAAGCTCGGCGACTACGGCGACTGGTCGAAGTACACCAACATGGAAATCGACACGCGCGTACCGTTGATCGTCGCCGGGCCGGGCGTCTCGTCCGACGACAGCGACGCGCTGGTCGAGCTGATCGACCTTTACCCGACGGTCGCGGAGCTGGTCGGGATGAGCGTGCCGGAGCATGTTCAGGGAACGAGCTTCGTGCCGCTGCTGAGCGAGCCGAGTACGCCGTGGAAGCGTGGTGCCCTGTCGTACTACGACCGTCGCAACCCCGACGGCGAAGGCTTCAGCATTCGCACCGAACGATACCGCTACACCGAATGGCGTGACTTCGAGACCGGCGAAGTGTTGGCTCGCGAGTTGTACGACCAAGCCGACGGCCCGATCGTCGACCGCAACCTCGCCGACGACCCTGCCTACGCCGAAATCGTCGCCAAACACGCCGCATTGCTGGACGCTGGCTGGGAAGCACTCGTCCCAACGACCGCCGTGGAGGCTCACTGATGCACACACCGACCGACCCCGCACTGACCGCTTCCACCGGCCCGAAGCTAATCGCATCGGCGTTGCCGAACATGCCTTGGCAAGAACGCCCGGCCGGTGACAACGAGCCGATGTGGCGTCATGCCGCCAACCCGATCATCGACCGACGCCCTTTCCCCGGTGCGGATCGCGTTTACAACTCGGCCGTTGTCCCTTGGAAAGGCGGCTTCGCGGGTGTCTTCCGCAATGACGGCCGCAACGGGTTGCCGTTCCTCCACGTCGGCCGTAGCGCCGACGGTCTCGCCTGGGACTTCGATCACGAGCCGATCCTGTTCCGCCAGGCCGACGGCTCGATCAAGCAAGGTTCGGCCGACTACGGCTACCAGTACGACCCGCGCGTCGTACCCATCGATGGCCGGCAATACGTCATCTGGTGCAACGACTTCCATGGCCCGACCATCGGACTCGGCTACACCGACGACTTCGAAACGTTCCACCAACTCGAAAACGCCTTCGTTCCGTTCAACCGAAACGGCGTGCTGTTCCCGCGCAAGATCGACGGCGACTACGTCATGCTCAGCCGACCGTCCGACAGCGGCCACACGCCCTTCGGCGACATCTATCTGAGCCGAAGTACCGACCTGATCCACTGGGGCCGACACCGCTACGTCATGGGCGCGAGCGGTCCGGGCTGGTGGCAGAATCTCAAGATCGGCGCGGGTCCCGCACCGATCGAGACCTCGGCCGGCTGGCTGCTGTTCTACCACGCCGTCACCAAGCTGTGTAACGGACTGGTCTACAGCATGGGCGTCGCGCTGCTCGACCTCAACGAGCCGGACAAGGTGCTCATGCGTGGCGACGGGTATGTGCTCACGCCGGAGATGCCGTACGAGACAACCGGGCTGACGCCAAACGTGATCTTTCCGTGCGCCGCCTTGTGCGACGGCGAAACCGGCCGGATCGCGGTTTACTACGGCGGCGCAGACACTTTCACCAACGTCGCGTATACCCGGATCGAGTTGATCCTCGATTGGCTCGAAGTTCATCGCATTCGTTGACACCGTGGCCAACACTCCACAAAGTCCTCACCAACATGATCCGACCAATCCTGCATCGTGCGATCGCTTCGATTGCATTTGTTTCCATTTGCGGCTCGGCCGCCCTGGCCCAGTTCACCCGAGAAGATCTCCGCGACGGCAAAGACCGCCCCGCCAAGACCGCACTCGAACGCGCGGCCGAACGCAACGCCAATCGCATCAACGACGCCGAAGAAGCAGGCCAGCCCAACATCATCTTCTTCATCGTCGACGACCAGTATCGCGAACGGATCAACCAACTCCCCGAAGGCCGCAACGACGACGGCTCGCCGGCCAACTACACCCCAACGCTCGACCGGATGGCCGAGCAGGGCGTCATCCTCGACGGCATGCACGTCCCGTCGGCGGTCTGCATCCCGACGCGGTTCAGCGCGCTCACTGGTACCTACGGCAGCCGCGCGACCAACGACGAGATGCGGAAACGCTTCGCCCTGCATGGATTTCCACCGACCGGACAGAACACCCACATCCTCCCGGGCGAGACACGCACGATCGCCCACCTTCTCAAGGAAGCCGGCTACGTCACTGGCATGGTCGGCAAGAACCATGTCGTCGAAGTCAAGGGCTTTAAGCGATCACGTCACGACGAGGACATCAACGACCCGACCGTCGCAAAACGTCTCATTGATAATCAGGATAAAGTCCGCCGAGCATTTCACGCATCGGGTTTCGACTATGCCGAACGGCTCTACCACGACAACCTCCACCCCAACGGCCCCGGTGCACTGCTCGCGCACAACCTCGACTGGATCACCGAGGGCGCGCTGGAGTTCATCGAAGACAACCACGAGAAACCGTTCTTCCTGTTCTACTCCAGCACGCTTCCGCACGGTCCGAACGCGCCACGCTACTCGTGGCGGGCCGATCGCCGCATCACGCCGATCGGCATGCTCGACGAGCCAGTGAAAATCCTCGCGTCGCAGTGGGACATCACCAAAGCCCTTGAAAACGCCGGCATCGAAGACGATCACCGCGGCAACGGTGTCTGGATCGACTCGGCCATGGCCGCTCTCGAGGCCAAGCTCGAGGAGTTCGGAATCGCCGACAACACCATCATCATCTACTTCAACGATCACGGCGTGGAAGCCGGCAAAACGTCGGTGTTCCAGGGCGGCATGCAGACATATTCATTCGTCTACGGCCCCGACCGCTGGATCGAGGGTGAGCGCCGTGAAGATGCGCTGATCAGCAGCGTCGACCTCGCACCGACGATGCTCGCCTGGGCCGGTGCCGACCCTACCGTGCATGCCGCGACCCTCGACGGCGTCAGCGCCGCCCCGGTCATCAGCGGCCAAGTTCAAGCCACACGCACGTCGGTCTACGGCGAGATCGGTTACTCCCGCTCCATCCGCATCGGCGACTGGAAGTACATTGCCCTCCGCCCGTCACCCTACATCGAGGACATGAGCCTCGAAGACCGGCAGGCCATCCTCGACAAGTGGTTCGCCCGCCGTGACGCGATGGGCCGACGCCGGGAAGCCAACGAAGCGACCGACCCGTTCCCGCACATCATGGACATCCCCGGCGGCGTCGACAACACCTGGGGCCCGATGCGCAAGCACCCCCACTACTTCGACCGCGACCAGCTTTATAACCTCGCCGAAGATCCCAACGAACAGGTGAACCTCGCGGCCGACCCGGCCTACGCCGATATTCTCGCGACGCTCCGCCTCGAACTCGCCGACCAACTTGCCGACCTCCCCGGCCAGTTCGGAGAGTTCCCCGGCAACGGTACCCCCGCACCGGACATGCCGGACACCGACCAATCAAGCCGATGAATATCGCTCTGATCAAAAGTTGGCTCCTCATCACGGTCGGCTTGAGCCTTGCGATGGCTTCCCGCGCTGGAGCACTGCCAGCTCAATCCAAGCCCAACATCGTCGTTTTCACCGTCGACGACATGGACTTCACGTCGGTCAACGCTTTCGGCAACCCGATGGCCGGGCTCACGCCGAACATCGACCGCTTGGTAGCCGAAGGAACCAACTTTCCCAACGCACATGTGTCCACGCCCGCCTGTGCCCCCTGCCGGCAAAGCATGATGACCGGCAAACATCCGCACGCCAACGGGTCGTATGGGTTTGTCCGCATCGATCCCGACGTCGTCTCGCTCACGGACCTGCTCCGCGAACAAGGCTATTTCGCTGGCTCGATCGGCAAGGGCGGTGCTTACGGCGGCTTCGAATGGGATGCGTTCGTCGACTTCACGCCTGACTACGGCCGCAATCCGCAAGGCTACGTCGAAGCTGCGCGGGTGATGCTGGATAAAGCCGCACAAAAGGACGGTCCGTTCTATCTCGGCATCAACACGACCGACCCACACCGCCCGTTTGCGGCTTCCGATCAGGAACGCAACTACATCGAATACCGCCGCCGAAACCACCCTGACTGGGACAATCCACCGGCCCCGGTTTTTCCCGCGTTTACCACCGCCGAGGATGCGTATGTCATCCCCTATGTGCCCGACTTGGGGCCGGTCCGACGTGAGCTGGCCGAGTACTACACGAGCGTGCGCCGGGCCGACCACACCCTCGGACTTGTTCTGGACCTTCTTGACAAAAGAGGTCTGCTCGACGACACGCTTTTCGTGTTCTTCAGCGATCACGGCGCATCGCTGCCGATGGGCAAGAACAACCTCTTCAAGCATTCGACGCAAACGCCCCTGATCCTTCGTTGGCCCGGGCATGTGCCTGGCGCGACGTCTCGCGATGCCCCCATGGTCTCGACGCTCGACTTGATGCCGACGCTTCTTGAAGTCGCGAATGCACCCACGCCCGATGATCTCAATGGCCGCACCCTTTGGCCCTTGATTCGCGGCGATGATCAAACCGATCGCGACGCGGTGCTGACCACGAACAACTTCAAACAGCCGGGCCGCATCGTTTACCCAAGTCGCGCGGTGACCACACCGCGATACTCATACATCGTCAACTTCTGGGCGGACGGCCGGAGGAAGGACACCGAGAACATGCAGGGCCGATCGATGCAAGCGATCGAGAAAGCCGCCGAGCAGACCGGACGAGAAGACTTGGAAGCGTATGTCGAGTTCGCGCGCTACCGCCGGGTAGGCGACGAGCTGATTCGCGAAGAAATCTACGATTTATCGCGTGATCCCTGGAGCCGACGGAATCTGATCGACGATCCCGAGTACGCGAAAGTCAAGGACGATCTGCGGAAGAAGATGGAAGCCCGAATGAAGGCGAGTAACGATCCATTGCTCGATGCATTTTTGGCCGGCGGCAGCTTCCCCAAGTGGTGGGACGACCCGAGCCAGATGCGGGCTCGCAACTTCAAACCAATACACTGACGAGCCCGTCGAAACGGTCGCGTCCAGCAACCTGAGCAAGCTTGCCGACATTTGCGGCAACGCATGAGCATGGTGGCGAGAAGCCCACTCGGGTAACTTGTCGGCATGGCCCGGCCGAACCTACTCGTGATCCTCATGGACGACTTGGGCTGGGCGGACCTGGGTTGCTACGGCAGCACGTTTTACGAGACGCCGCGTCTCGATCGACTCGCGGCCCAAGGGGTTCGGTTTACCGATGGCTACGCCGCGGCACCGGTGTGTTCGCCGACCCGAGCGAGCCTGCTCACCGGCCAGTACCCCGCGCGGCTCAACCTCACGAACTTCATCCCTGGCAATGCGACCGGCAAACTCGCCGGGCCACCCTTTCGCCATCATCTGCCCGATGGGGCCGTGACCATCGCCGGCCTCCTGCGTGACGCCGGCTACCGCACCGGCCACATCGGCAAGTGGCACCTGGGCAATCCCCGCAACGGCCACGGGCCGCTCGACGCCGGTTTCGACCGCAACATCGCCGGCTGTAGTCGGGGGCTTCCCAACAACGGCTTCTTCAGCCCCTATGGCATGCCCGCCGAGGCCAACCTGCCCGATGGTCCCGATGGCGAGTACCTCACCGACCGCCTGACCGACGAGGCGATCGACGAACTCCACGCCGCGGCCGACGACAACCGTCCGTTCTTCATGCACCTGAGCCACTACGCCGTGCATGTCCCGATCCAGGCACCCGAACCGCTCGTCGAAAAGTACCGGACCAAGGCCGAGCGTCTGGGCCTCGACCGCGCGGACGTGATCGTGCCCGGCGAACACTTTCCGACACGTCACAAAGCAGACCAACGCATCGAACGCCGCATCATCCAGAGCGATCCGGCCTACGCGGCGATGGTCGAGAACATGGACACCAACATCGGCCGACTCCTCGACGCGCTCGATGAACTCGGCATGGCCGACGACACGCTGGTGCTTTTCACCAGCGACAACGGCGGACTGGCTACCGCTGAGGGTTCGCCGACGTGCAACGCACCGCTGAGCGAGGGCAAGGGCTGGACGGCCGACGGCGGCCTGCGTGAGCCGTTCATCATGCGCTGGCCGGGCGTGACGCCGGCGGGTGCCGAGTGCGGCGTGCCGGTGACGACGCCGGACATCCTACCGACCTTCGCCTCGGCAGCGGGGATGGAGCTGCCGGAGGATCTTCCGATCGATGGCGAGAGCCTGCTGCCGTTGCTGCGGTCGCCGGAGGTCGCATTCGATCGCCCCGGCATCTACTGGCACTACCCGCACTACAGCAACCAGGGCGGAACACCCAGCAGCGCGATCCGTGCCGGGCGTTGGAAGCTCATCGAGTTTTACGAGGATGACCGCGTCGAGTTGTACGACCTCGCCACTGACATCGGCGAGGCCCGCGACCGGGCTGCCGACGAGCCGGACATCGCTGCCGACCTGCGTCGGCGTTTGCAAACATGGCGGGCCTC
The Planctomycetota bacterium DNA segment above includes these coding regions:
- a CDS encoding LacI family DNA-binding transcriptional regulator yields the protein MAQSTPRLVDIAERCGTSVTSVSRILRNQRLEEYSQDTQDRVRKAAAELGWRPNLIVRGMRTGKTQTIGVFIAPYDTFWTGVLFGVHDTLLESEKVPLVLWPHALVHPTLDPHDANQRPETVSANSDERLIFSTGSQSLTGSPVDPTGSARRELDRINYLEDRRVDAIISWPLQEDNARQRLAMLSNRGWRVVMIDDRLPDAESALFVGMNEPATMKLIAEHLRKLQHQTIGFVGYDRDTTWSRQRREAFLEVFGPDAPMVNLVVDNDDVQDEAIRMLRERPDITGIVAGSDHMARHVCRAALRVGRSVPGDLSVVGYGNDLYGRGDVPLTTIDQRPYDLGKAAADLGINRTGDASSDVLFVGQLVERASTSMRGVGGKS
- a CDS encoding prepilin-type N-terminal cleavage/methylation domain-containing protein; protein product: MAQSTPTHQQSTGFTLVELLVVIGIIALLISILLPSLQRARASAVVVACQSNIRQLATGVSLYAVEYENGIPPGIRTRTTPSFAVLNRFENPVAPNARFRSAARWHRDYIMPVLTDETLQINDKGWARWLEIANDSIYTCPRGRDRPNSFVESEPGVFNPWKSGYAINGTLGIDSDEYEAVTQSPTSTLNINTLRGSFKRLTAVKNASETMLLIESESENEDAWRMQQGSLEQPFKFAGLPHLEKNTIAYADGHAQTIVFDDIPNPDPTPEEAREQIRWEGFWLGD
- a CDS encoding PEP-CTERM sorting domain-containing protein (PEP-CTERM proteins occur, often in large numbers, in the proteomes of bacteria that also encode an exosortase, a predicted intramembrane cysteine proteinase. The presence of a PEP-CTERM domain at a protein's C-terminus predicts cleavage within the sorting domain, followed by covalent anchoring to some some component of the (usually Gram-negative) cell surface. Many PEP-CTERM proteins exhibit an unusual sequence composition that includes large numbers of potential glycosylation sites. Expression of one such protein has been shown restore the ability of a bacterium to form floc, a type of biofilm.) translates to MLKNIPLSAAVAATFGLAAISHAATLASDSFIVGPADPGNDAAGIYTVGSTIEGTNPDTFGFGPTNNWGADGGTYVADAAGLTINGLGGGGAVIATNTAGNFDQSGRLITADASAVTDSLFVGVLMNRSETMVGGSPTGLNEFLTSAFLGRVGSEGGGPMEFGIIGDDFGVNVNTTGGNVVSRTTGSLYTADTTVLLVLRVDINDAEGDDDNWSLFAFNEGDTILESATPVLTGTAQLWDADTNFGPGAIRFVENEPGTLAGTTSFTFDEFRVGTTFESVVPIPEPTAALSVLGGLGMLGMRRRQR
- a CDS encoding sulfatase, yielding MINRLLLAVTACAGSLFGSTALADELPERPNILFIAIDDLRPDLGAYGNELIHSPNIDGLAESGVRFDRAYCQQSLCAPSRTSLMTGLRPGVPGVNATDSRDKKVIDRVVAEALTLPEYLRSGGYTTLSVGKIFHTYDTQGEGAWDKQLRPGGGSYQLESNREAERRQREKIKEEGSSARWRYGRGNAAESADAPDENYQTHRITTRALTLLDEHMNEDADEPFFLAVGYHKPHLPFVAPKKYWDLYDRSEITLPSRDEPDGAPEYSLVPSWYEMRLYGDVPRNRSRNVNDAKTLEYIHGYYACISFVDAQVGRLMDDLKARDLLDNTVVILWSDHGFKLGDYGDWSKYTNMEIDTRVPLIVAGPGVSSDDSDALVELIDLYPTVAELVGMSVPEHVQGTSFVPLLSEPSTPWKRGALSYYDRRNPDGEGFSIRTERYRYTEWRDFETGEVLARELYDQADGPIVDRNLADDPAYAEIVAKHAALLDAGWEALVPTTAVEAH
- a CDS encoding glycoside hydrolase family 130 protein, producing the protein MPWQERPAGDNEPMWRHAANPIIDRRPFPGADRVYNSAVVPWKGGFAGVFRNDGRNGLPFLHVGRSADGLAWDFDHEPILFRQADGSIKQGSADYGYQYDPRVVPIDGRQYVIWCNDFHGPTIGLGYTDDFETFHQLENAFVPFNRNGVLFPRKIDGDYVMLSRPSDSGHTPFGDIYLSRSTDLIHWGRHRYVMGASGPGWWQNLKIGAGPAPIETSAGWLLFYHAVTKLCNGLVYSMGVALLDLNEPDKVLMRGDGYVLTPEMPYETTGLTPNVIFPCAALCDGETGRIAVYYGGADTFTNVAYTRIELILDWLEVHRIR
- a CDS encoding sulfatase-like hydrolase/transferase, yielding MIRPILHRAIASIAFVSICGSAALAQFTREDLRDGKDRPAKTALERAAERNANRINDAEEAGQPNIIFFIVDDQYRERINQLPEGRNDDGSPANYTPTLDRMAEQGVILDGMHVPSAVCIPTRFSALTGTYGSRATNDEMRKRFALHGFPPTGQNTHILPGETRTIAHLLKEAGYVTGMVGKNHVVEVKGFKRSRHDEDINDPTVAKRLIDNQDKVRRAFHASGFDYAERLYHDNLHPNGPGALLAHNLDWITEGALEFIEDNHEKPFFLFYSSTLPHGPNAPRYSWRADRRITPIGMLDEPVKILASQWDITKALENAGIEDDHRGNGVWIDSAMAALEAKLEEFGIADNTIIIYFNDHGVEAGKTSVFQGGMQTYSFVYGPDRWIEGERREDALISSVDLAPTMLAWAGADPTVHAATLDGVSAAPVISGQVQATRTSVYGEIGYSRSIRIGDWKYIALRPSPYIEDMSLEDRQAILDKWFARRDAMGRRREANEATDPFPHIMDIPGGVDNTWGPMRKHPHYFDRDQLYNLAEDPNEQVNLAADPAYADILATLRLELADQLADLPGQFGEFPGNGTPAPDMPDTDQSSR
- a CDS encoding sulfatase-like hydrolase/transferase; amino-acid sequence: MNIALIKSWLLITVGLSLAMASRAGALPAQSKPNIVVFTVDDMDFTSVNAFGNPMAGLTPNIDRLVAEGTNFPNAHVSTPACAPCRQSMMTGKHPHANGSYGFVRIDPDVVSLTDLLREQGYFAGSIGKGGAYGGFEWDAFVDFTPDYGRNPQGYVEAARVMLDKAAQKDGPFYLGINTTDPHRPFAASDQERNYIEYRRRNHPDWDNPPAPVFPAFTTAEDAYVIPYVPDLGPVRRELAEYYTSVRRADHTLGLVLDLLDKRGLLDDTLFVFFSDHGASLPMGKNNLFKHSTQTPLILRWPGHVPGATSRDAPMVSTLDLMPTLLEVANAPTPDDLNGRTLWPLIRGDDQTDRDAVLTTNNFKQPGRIVYPSRAVTTPRYSYIVNFWADGRRKDTENMQGRSMQAIEKAAEQTGREDLEAYVEFARYRRVGDELIREEIYDLSRDPWSRRNLIDDPEYAKVKDDLRKKMEARMKASNDPLLDAFLAGGSFPKWWDDPSQMRARNFKPIH